GCTGCGCCAACATGATGATGCGGCGGCGTTCATAGCTGTCCGCCACCGCGCCACCGACCAGGGTCAGCGCCAGCACCGGCACGAACTGGACGACGCCGATCAGGCCGAGATGGAAGGGCGAGCCGGTGATCGAATAGACGTGCCAGGCGATCGCCGCGCGCAGCATGGTCATCGCCGTGCCGCCCGCGAAACGACTGGCGAGGTAGAAGACCACGTTGCGGTTGAGCAGTTGATCGGGGATCTCGACCATCGCGGGGCCGCGTCTCATAGGCCGATTTCCCAATCAAAGGAAATTGACGTGCCTGCCTTTTTGTGACTGTTTGGCCTGCGACGTCCCCGGGGGGCGGACGAGAGGGAGGGTTCATGATGGGTATGCGGTTCTGGCAGCTCCTCTGTGCGACGGTCACCGCGGCGGTTCTCGCCGCCGGCCAGGTCTCGGCACAGCCATGCAGCGACAACGACGATTGCACGCCTCCGGACACGTGCATTGACGGCACCTGTCAGGTCGAGGCGCCGACCGGGGTTCCGACCGGCACCGCGACCGCCACGCTGACGCCGACGGCGACCGGGGTTCCGACCGGCACCGCCACGGCGACGGAGACGCCGACCGGCATCCCCACCGGCACCGCCACGGCGACGGTCACGCCGACGGGCATCCCCACCGGCACCGCGACCGCCACGATCACGCTGACGCCAACCGCGACCGGCATCCCCACCGGCACCGCGACGGCAACGCCAACCGGCATCCCGACCGGTACCGCGACCGCCACGGTGACGCCGACCGGCATCCCCACCGGCACCGCCACGGCGACGGTCACGCCCACCGGTATCCCGACCGGTACCGCCACCGCCACGGCGACCCCGACCAGCGGGTCGCCGACCGCGACCCGCACCAACACGCCGACCGTGGTCATTCCGGCCACCAGCACCGCCACGGCGACCCAGACGCCGCTGCCGGTGGTGGCGTCGATCATCGTCGGCAACGCGACCGGCGAGCCGGGCGCCAGCACATCCTTTGACGTGTCGCTCGAGACCGCGGCCGACATCGCCGGCGTCCAGGTCGACATCGCCTTCGACGCCGCGGCGGCGATCGCCGCCAAGGGCGACGGAAAGCCCGACTGCGCGGTGAACCCCGAGATCGAGAAGAACGCGACGTCGTTCGCCTTCCTCCCCAGCGGCTGCACGCCGGGCGAGGACTGCACCGCGGTGCGCGCCATCGTGCTGGCGCTCGAGAACCTGGACCCGATCCCGAACGGCTCGCGACTGTTCACCTGCACCGTCGCCATCGCGGCCGACGCCATCGGCACCTACCCCCTCGCCTGCTCGAACGCCGGCGCCGGCGACACCAACGGCGACAAGGTCGGCGCCGACTGCAGCGACGGCATGATCACGGTGGCGATCCCCACCGACGCCACGATCGTCGTCGGCGACGTCATCGGCGCCGCCGGCCAGAACGCGCCGATGGCCGTCAGCCTGGTCACCGAGGTCAGCGTCGCCGGAACACAGAACGACACGCTCTTCCCCAGCGGCGTCGGCGTCGTCGCCGACAATCGCGGCCGCCCGACCTGCGCCGTCAACCCCGAGATCGACAAGGGCGGCACCTCGTTCGCCTTCCTGCCCAACGGCTGCACGCCGGGCACTTCCTGCCAGGGCGTCCGCGCCCTGGTGCTGGCGCTCGACAACGTCAACCCGATCCCCAGCGGCTCGGTGCTCTTCACCTGTGAGGTGAACATCGCCCCGACGGTCGAGGACGGCACCTACCCGCTGACCTGCGAGAACGCCGGCGCCAGCGATCCGGACGGCAATGCGATCGCCACCGGCTGCGACGCCGGCGACGTCATCGTCGGCGTGCAGCCGACGCCGACCGAGACGCCGAGCGCCAGCCCGAGCGTGACCCCGACGAGCACCCCGACGGCGACGCCGGAGGGCATGCCGACCTTCACCAGCACCGCCACGCCGCCGCCGACCTCGACGTCCACGGCCTCGCCGACCCGCACCCGCAAGCCGAGCAGCGGCAACGACGACGACTCCTGTCAGGTGGTGGCGCCGCGCGAGGGCGGCGCAGCCTGGATCCTGCTGCTGCCGATCGCCGCGCTGCTCTGGAGGCGGCGCCGGTAGGATCGACCACGGCGGAGGGCACGGAGGGACCAATCCCTCCGGTGCCCTCCGTCGTGCGCGTCTACGCCGGTTCGACCGTCACCGGCACGCCGTTCAGCACGGCGTTGCCGGACAACGGATCGAGGTCCTGCTCGTCGACCAGCCGGTTGCAGTTCACCCCGGCGTGGGCGCTGGCCACCCCGAGTTGGATCCCCGGCAGGTCGTGTCCCCAGCCGTGGGGAATGCTCACCACGCCGGGGCGGATCGCGCCGTCGACCTCGACCGGCACGTCGATGCTGCCGGCCCGCGAGCGCACCCGCGCCAACCCGCCGTCGCGCAGGCCGAGGCGCGCCGCGTCGCTCGGATGCACCTGCATCGTGCAGCGCGCCCTGCCCTTCACCAGCACCGGCGCGTTGTGCATCCACGAGTTGTTGGAGCGCAGATCGCGGCGGCCGATCAGCACCATGCCGTCGCCCGCCTCGCCGAGCCGGGCGCGCAGGCGGGCGACGTCGGCGACCAGCGGCTCCGGCGCCAGCTCGATCTTCCCGGAGGGCGTCCGCAGCACCTCGGGGATGCGCGGCTCGAGCGGACCGAAGTCGATGCCGTGCGGCGCCGCCTCCAGCCGCGCCAGGGTCAGGCCGTCCGGGGTGTCGCCGAAGCGATCGCCGTAGGGGCCGCTGCGCAGCAGGAAGTCGAGCATCCGCTCCGGACCGCGGCGCGGCGCCAGCGCGGCGAGGATGTCGGCGGCGTCGCGGCCCGCGAGCGGCGAGCCCGCGCCGCCCACCGCCTGCTCCACGAGCTGCGCGGCGACGAAGTCGTCGAGCGCCTCGACGTCGGCGTCCGCGCCCTGCCCCATGACGATCGCCAGCAGCCGCAGAATCGTGCGCCACTCCGGCTGCTGCCCTTCCGGCACCGGAAAGATCGGCGGCGCGTAGGTGGCGACGTTGCGCACCGCGAGCTGGCGCAGGGCGAGGTCGTAGTGCGGCTGCTCGAGCGGCGAGAGCCCGGGCAGGATGACGTCGGCATGGCGCGTCGTCTCGTTGAGATAGATGTCGAGGCTGACCATGAGCTCGAGGCGCGACAGCGCGGCGTCGAGCCGGCCGCCGTTCGGATTGCTCAGCACCGGATTGCCGGCGACGGTGATCAGCGCCCGCACCTGGCCGTCGCCCGGCGTCTCGATCTCCTCCGCCAGGCAGGCGCACGGCAGCTCGCCGTAGATCTCCGGCAGCCCGCGCACCCGGCTCTGGCGGCGCCCGAAGCGCACGCCCTTGCCGCGCCCGGGCGTGCCGCGGGTGTGCGCCGCGCCGCTCGCCGGGCGCGTGAACATCGCGCCGCCGGGCCGGTCCAGGTGCCCGGTGAGGACGTTGATCACATCGACCAGCCAGCTCACCTGGCTGCCGAACGCCTGCGTGCAGGTGCCGATGCGGCCGTACACCGCGGCGGCGCGCGCCGCCGCCAGCTCGCGCGCCAGCCGGCGGATGACGTCGGCGGCGATGTCGCAGCGCGGTGCCACCCGCTCCGGCGCCAGCTCGCGCGCCAGCTCGCGCACCGTCTCGACGCCGGCGACGTGCTCGGCCAGCCGGCCGAGGCGCACCAGGTTCTCGGCGAACAGCACGTGCACGATGCCCCAGAGGAAGAAGGCGTCGCCGCCGGGGCGGATGGCGTGGTGCTCGTCGGCCTCGCTGGCGGTGCGGGTGCGGCGCGGATCGATCACCACCACCCGACCGCCGCGGGCGCGGATGGCGCGCAGGCGACCGGGCACGTCGGGCGCGGTCATCAGGCTGCCGTTCGAGGTGAACGGATCGGCGCCGAGCACCAGCAGGTAGTCGGTGCGGTCGAGGTCCGGCACCGGCACGCTCAGCACGGTGCCGAACATCAGCCCCGCCGATACCTGCTTCGGCATCTGGTCGACCGTGCTGGCGGAGTAGACGTTGCGCGTCCCGAGGGCTCGCAGCAGCACCGGGTTGTAGAGCATGAGCGCCAGGTTGTGGGCGCCGGGATTGCCGAGATAGGCGGCGACCGCGTCGCGGCCGTGCGCGGCGATGATCGGCGGCAGCCGGCGCGCGATCTCGGCGAAGGCCTCGTCCCAGCTCACCGGGACGTGGCGGCCGTCGCGCTTGAGCAGCGGCGCGCGCAGGCGGTCGGGGTCGGCGTCCAGCTCTTTGACCGCGTACCCCTTGGGACAGATGAAGCCGCGACTGAAGACGTCCGCCGCGTCGCCGCGGATGCCCGTCACCTGCCGCCCGCGGGTGCGGATCTCGAGCCCGCACGTCGCCTCGCAGAGCGGACAGGTGTGGAAGTGGATCTGCTCCTCGGTCTCGGCGCCCATGACGTCCTCCCTGGCTGCGCCCGAGCCGGCAGCCCGTTGAAAAACAGGTCGGCTACTGCGGGCGGGTCTCGTGCGCCAGCTCTTCGTTGATCTGGCGCACAATCCCTCGCCCTCGCTACGCCGCCTGTTGTTCAACGGACTAGCACAGAGACGATGGCGGCGGCACCAGTGGCGGCGGTCATTCCTCCGGCTCCCGCAGTTCGATCGCGGGTTCGCTGGTCAGCGTCTCCTCCGGCACGAAGGCGATGCGCATGCCCCAGCCGGCATACGTGGCCAGCAGGCGGCCGAAGGCCGCCAGGCTGAGCGGCTGGTCGTCGACGTAGATGACCGCCTCGCCGCCCGGGCCGCCGTCGTCGATGACACAGCGCAGGACGCCACCGCGCGGCACCCACTGCTCGCCGGCTGGGAAGTAGCGGATCTGCGGCCGGCCGGCCGGGATCTCGACCGCGACGTGTTCGTAGCTCGCGAACATCTCCGCGTCGGCGCGCAGCACGGCGTTGAGCTCGTCGAGGATCTGCTGATCGCTCATGCCGCCCAGCGACGGCCCGACATGGAAGTACGTCGTCGCGATCTCGGGATCCTTGTACTCGATGATGGCGTCGCCGCCCTCGCGCCTGATCTCCACCTCGTCCAGCGACGCGATCGCCGGCTTTCTCTTTCGCATACCGGGCCTGGGCTCTTTCTGACGCGGGCACCCCCGACCGCGGCTCGCGTCGGCCCCCCTCACCGCGAGATGGCGGCGCCCCCGTTTTTCTTGCACACCTCGCACGTCAGGTGGGCGGCTTGACGACCCAGCATCGGCGACGGCAGGAGTGACGGCGCACCGTGCCGTCACCGCGCCACGCACCATCGGATCCGCCGCCCGCATCACTGCCGCCGCCGCTGGTCGGCCGGCGACGCGAGCAGGACGAGCTGGCGGCGCTGGCCCGCGACCTCGCCGCCGGACGCGGCGGCCTGGCGCTGATCACCGGCGAGGCCGGCATCGGCAAGACCCGACTGGCGGACGCGGCGGCACGGGCGGCGACGCAGCAGGGCGCGCGGGTGATCTGGAGTCGTTGCTGGGAAGCCGGTGGCGCACCCGCCTTCGGACCCTGGCACGAGGTGTTCCGCCAGCTCGCGGCGGCAGCGGGCGCGGCGGCGTGGCGCGGGTGGACGGCCGGGCTCGGCGACGCGCTCGCCCCGCTGAACGCCGACCCCGGCACGCCCACCGCTCCCCCCGCCGACGCGGAGGCGGCGCGCTTCGCCGTCTTCGATGCCACCAGCCGCCTCCTGCGCCGCGCCACCGAGCGACCGCTTCTGCTGATCTTCGAGGACCTGCACGCCGCCGACCTGCCCTCGCTGCGCCTGCTCGAGCTCATCGCCCGCGAGCTCGACGACCTGCCGCTGGCGATCATCGGCACCTATCGGCCGCAGGAGGCCGAGCAACGGCCCGCCGCCGGCCTGACGCTCGCGCGCCTGGCGCGGGCGGCGCTCCGCCTGCCGTTGGCCGGGCTGGCGATCGATGACGTCGCCGCCCTGCTGGCCCGCGGCGGCGCCCCCGCGCCGCTGGCGCTCGCCGCCGTGATCCACGACGCCACGGCCGGCAACCCGCTGTTCGTGGTCGAGACGACGCACGCCCTCCGCCGCGATCATCCCAACGGCCTGGCCGGCGTCACCGCGCAGGATCTGCAGCTCGCCCCCGGCATCCGCGACGCGGTGCGCGCCCGCCTCGCGGGGCTCTCCCCCACCTGCCGGGCGCTGCTCGAGCTGGCGGCCGTGTTCGGCGATCGCGTCGCCCTCGGCGACCTGCAGCGCGCCGCCGGCGTGCCACTGGCGGCGGCGCTCGATGCGGCGCGCGAGGGAACGGCCGCAGGCGTGCTCAACGACCCCGCGCTGGACCACCGCCTCGCCTTCCGCCACGCCCTGCTGCGCGCCGTCCTGTACCAGGACCTGCCGCCGGATCGCCGCGGCGCGCTGCACCGCGCCGCCGGCCGCGCCCTGCTGGAGCGCCACGCCCTCGATCCCGATCCCCACCTCGCCGCCCTCTCCCACCATTTCCGCGCCGGCGCCGACGACCCGTCCACGACCGCCGCCGCGCTCGACCTCACGCTGCGCGCGGCACGCCGCGCCGCGGCGCAGTTCGCCGACGACGAAGCCATCGCCGCCTATCGCGCGGCACTGGCGCTGCTCGACCGCGACCCAGCCGGCACGCCGCCGCCCCGCGCGCTGCTCCTGGTCGAGCTCGCCGAGGCGCTGACCCGCCTCGGCGAGGACGCCGAGGCGCGGCCGGCGCTGCGTGCCGCCGCGGCGCTGGCGCGCGACGCCGGCGACGCCGAGCTGCTGGCGCGCGCCGCGCTGTGCACCGGCGAGCGCGGGATCGGCGTCCCCTACCGCGTCGGCGACGCGGAGGCGCTGGCGCTGTGCGAGGAGGCCCTCGCCCTGCTGCCCGTCGCCGACGGCGCCCGGCGCGTGCGCGTCCTGTCGCGGGCGGCGGTCGAATACTCCGCCAGCGACGATGCCGCCCGCGCCGTCGCCGCCAGCGCCCGGGCCGTCGCCGGCGCACGCCGCCTCGGCGAGCCGATCGCCCTGGCGCACGCCCTGAGCGCGCAGCACGCGGTGTTCTGGCGCTATGGCGCGCCGGTGGAGAGCCTCGCCGTGGCGTCCGAGATCGCCGCCATCGGCAGCGCCGTCGGCGACCCCGACCTCGTCGCCCAGGGGCGCGCCTGGCGGCTCTACGATCTGGCGCTGGCCGGCGACGCGGTCGCCTACGACGAGGACCTCGCCGCCTACGGCCCGCTGGCGGAATCGCTGCGGCGGCCGCGCTATCTCTGGCTGGCCGCCAACGCCCGCGTCCTGCGCGCCCTGTGGGCGGGCCGCTTCGCCGCGGCAGAGGCCGCGATCGAAACCGCGCAGGCGCTGGCGGCGCGTCTCGGCGATGCCACCGCGATGCTGGCGCCGGGCGCGCAGCTCTTCGCGCTGCGTCGCGAGCAGGGCCGGCTAGCCGAACAGGAGATGGCGGCGCGCCTGGTGGCGGCGCGCTTCCCCTCGTCCCCGGTGCCGCAGACCTTTCTCGCCCTCATCCTGACCGAGCTCGGTCGCCTGGACGAGGCGCGCGCCGCGTTCGAATCCGTCGCCGCCGCCGACTTCGCGGACCTGCGGCGCGAGCACCGCCTCGGCGTGCTGCCCTACCTGAGCGAGGTCTGCGCCGCGCTCGGCGATGCCCGCCGTGCCGCCGGCTTGCGCGAGCTGCTGCTGCCGCTCGCCGATCGCGTCGTCCCCTACGGCAGCAGCGTCGCCATCGGCGTCGGCGCCCACTGGCTGGCGTTGCTGGCGGAGGCGATGCGCCGCCCGGACGACGCGCGCGACTACGCCGAGCAGGCGGTGGCGCGGCACGCGACGATGGACGCGCCCCCCTGGCTGGCGCGCAGCCGCGTCCTGCTGGCGCGCCTGCTGCACCAGGCCGGTCGCGAGCCCGAGCGGGCGCGCGATCTCTGCCAATTGGCGGCCGACGTCGCTCGCGCGCTGGGCATGCGCCGACTCGCCGCCGATGCCGATGCCCTGCTGGCCACGCTGGCTCCGCCGGCCGCGCCGTCGCCGCGACGCCGCCGCGGCGTCTTCCGCCGCGACGGCGCCCTGTGGACGATCGGCGACGGCGAGGGCGCGCCGCTGCGACTGCGCCGGTGCAAGGGGTTCGCCCACATCGCCGCCCTGCTGCGCCAGCCGGGCCGCTCCCTGACCGCCATCGACCTGGCGGCGCTCGGCGCCGGAGCCGAAACGCCCGCCGCTGGCCGCAGCGCGCCGCGCGCCGCCGAGTACGCCCACCTGGCGTCGCTGCGCGACCAACTCGAGGAGGCCGAGCGCTTCCACGATACCGAGCGCGCCGCGCGTTTGCGCGCCGCGCTCGACGAACGGGTCGCGGGCCTGGTGCCGCGCGGCAGACGCCGCCCGGGGAGCACGCCAGCCGAACGCGCCCGGCTCAACGTGACCCGCACCATCGCCGACGCCATCCGCCGCATCGCCGCCGCCGACCCCGCGCTCGGCCGCCACTTCTCGGCGGCGATCCGCACCGGCACGTTCTGCTCGTACGTGCCGGACCCGCGGCTGCCGATCGACTGGGAGCTGTAGCGCTCGATCGAGCAATCGAACGACGTTCAGCGCCCGTGCACGCCGAGGATGCGGGGACCCCCGTGGAGGCGATGCATGGCGCGTGCGACGATTCTCATTTTCCTGCTCCTGACCTGGGCGGCACCGCGCGCCGAGGCGCGCTGCGCCGGCGACTGCGGCGGCGACGGGGTGGTGGCGGTGAACGAGCTCATCACCGGCGTGAACCTGGCGCTCGGCGGCGGCGACCCGAGGCAGTGCCCCAGCATCGACGCCAACGGCGATGGGTCGGTGGTCGTGAGCGAGCTGGTCGCCGCGGTGGCGAACGCGCTCAACGGCTGCCCGTTCACCGGCCAGTACACGGCCCGCCTGGACGTCGGCGACCAGGAGACGGCCGTCATTCACATGCAGGTGGCGCCGGACGGCTCGGCCACGGCCGCGCTCATGGTCGTGCCGACCAGCGGCGCGGCGCTGCGGCTGGAGATCCCGCTGCTGAA
This genomic window from bacterium contains:
- a CDS encoding molybdopterin oxidoreductase family protein; the encoded protein is MGAETEEQIHFHTCPLCEATCGLEIRTRGRQVTGIRGDAADVFSRGFICPKGYAVKELDADPDRLRAPLLKRDGRHVPVSWDEAFAEIARRLPPIIAAHGRDAVAAYLGNPGAHNLALMLYNPVLLRALGTRNVYSASTVDQMPKQVSAGLMFGTVLSVPVPDLDRTDYLLVLGADPFTSNGSLMTAPDVPGRLRAIRARGGRVVVIDPRRTRTASEADEHHAIRPGGDAFFLWGIVHVLFAENLVRLGRLAEHVAGVETVRELARELAPERVAPRCDIAADVIRRLARELAAARAAAVYGRIGTCTQAFGSQVSWLVDVINVLTGHLDRPGGAMFTRPASGAAHTRGTPGRGKGVRFGRRQSRVRGLPEIYGELPCACLAEEIETPGDGQVRALITVAGNPVLSNPNGGRLDAALSRLELMVSLDIYLNETTRHADVILPGLSPLEQPHYDLALRQLAVRNVATYAPPIFPVPEGQQPEWRTILRLLAIVMGQGADADVEALDDFVAAQLVEQAVGGAGSPLAGRDAADILAALAPRRGPERMLDFLLRSGPYGDRFGDTPDGLTLARLEAAPHGIDFGPLEPRIPEVLRTPSGKIELAPEPLVADVARLRARLGEAGDGMVLIGRRDLRSNNSWMHNAPVLVKGRARCTMQVHPSDAARLGLRDGGLARVRSRAGSIDVPVEVDGAIRPGVVSIPHGWGHDLPGIQLGVASAHAGVNCNRLVDEQDLDPLSGNAVLNGVPVTVEPA
- a CDS encoding AAA family ATPase, with translation MPSPRHAPSDPPPASLPPPLVGRRREQDELAALARDLAAGRGGLALITGEAGIGKTRLADAAARAATQQGARVIWSRCWEAGGAPAFGPWHEVFRQLAAAAGAAAWRGWTAGLGDALAPLNADPGTPTAPPADAEAARFAVFDATSRLLRRATERPLLLIFEDLHAADLPSLRLLELIARELDDLPLAIIGTYRPQEAEQRPAAGLTLARLARAALRLPLAGLAIDDVAALLARGGAPAPLALAAVIHDATAGNPLFVVETTHALRRDHPNGLAGVTAQDLQLAPGIRDAVRARLAGLSPTCRALLELAAVFGDRVALGDLQRAAGVPLAAALDAAREGTAAGVLNDPALDHRLAFRHALLRAVLYQDLPPDRRGALHRAAGRALLERHALDPDPHLAALSHHFRAGADDPSTTAAALDLTLRAARRAAAQFADDEAIAAYRAALALLDRDPAGTPPPRALLLVELAEALTRLGEDAEARPALRAAAALARDAGDAELLARAALCTGERGIGVPYRVGDAEALALCEEALALLPVADGARRVRVLSRAAVEYSASDDAARAVAASARAVAGARRLGEPIALAHALSAQHAVFWRYGAPVESLAVASEIAAIGSAVGDPDLVAQGRAWRLYDLALAGDAVAYDEDLAAYGPLAESLRRPRYLWLAANARVLRALWAGRFAAAEAAIETAQALAARLGDATAMLAPGAQLFALRREQGRLAEQEMAARLVAARFPSSPVPQTFLALILTELGRLDEARAAFESVAAADFADLRREHRLGVLPYLSEVCAALGDARRAAGLRELLLPLADRVVPYGSSVAIGVGAHWLALLAEAMRRPDDARDYAEQAVARHATMDAPPWLARSRVLLARLLHQAGREPERARDLCQLAADVARALGMRRLAADADALLATLAPPAAPSPRRRRGVFRRDGALWTIGDGEGAPLRLRRCKGFAHIAALLRQPGRSLTAIDLAALGAGAETPAAGRSAPRAAEYAHLASLRDQLEEAERFHDTERAARLRAALDERVAGLVPRGRRRPGSTPAERARLNVTRTIADAIRRIAAADPALGRHFSAAIRTGTFCSYVPDPRLPIDWEL